The following coding sequences are from one Rutidosis leptorrhynchoides isolate AG116_Rl617_1_P2 chromosome 11, CSIRO_AGI_Rlap_v1, whole genome shotgun sequence window:
- the LOC139874677 gene encoding uncharacterized protein: MISSLSVEGPAISLQATRVQFLGAEVETLRKRKVDILCVQETRWKGRGAVNIKDYKLWFSGSRVARNGVGIIIGPPHKENVVDVSRRCDRIMLVRLVIQEVTYMVISAYVPHAGLGVAKKRHFWESLDEVVRMCPPDHRLLIGGDLNVHVGSNVEGYPGAHGGFGYGVRNEEGLSILDFAVAHDLVVANSFFKKTNAQLATFHSGGHSTQIDYLLLCRGGLRTCGDCKALTDLTCSSQHRLLVMDLVLRRRVTKSVRPVQPTILWKKLNGEKAETFKTLVIERVEAEVDMVSHDDADQMWNCLASTIREAAKESLGVAVGTSRGHRSDRESWWLSDEVQSKVALKQLRFRELITCQEGTPAGRTRVEERYKETKREAKKAVARAKDKAYEDLYRKLDSKEGANDIYRIAKARERRRRDLDNIKFIKNEAGQTLVKDDKIRKRWEGYFSSLFAGGRPECHEDPQEYEIEQSLNNIDGGRINQEECSISRYVLSPAQQLKY; encoded by the exons ATGATATCAAGCCTCAGTGTGGAAGGGCCCGCGATTAGTTTAcaagcaacccgggttcaattcctgggggcGGAAG TGGAGACGTTACGTAAACGTAAAGTGGACATTTTGTGTGTccaagagactagatggaagggtcGAGGGGCGGTTAATATCAAGGACTACAAGCTGTGGTTCTCGGGATCGAGAGTAGCTAGAAACGGTGTTGGAATTATTATTGGTCCACCCCATAAGGAGAATGTCGTGGATGTGAGCAGACGGTGTGATAGGATTATGTTGGTTAGGTTAGTAATCCAGGAGGTGACCTACATGGTCATTAGCGCTTACGTACCTCATGCGGGCCTTGGCGTAGCTAAAAAGAGACACTTCTGGGAATCGTTAGACGAGGTTGTAAGGATGTGCCCTCCGGACCATCGATTACTTATTGGTGGAGACCTAAATGTTCATGTAGGATCGAATGTCGAGGGTTATCCGGGGGCCCATGGGGGCTTTGGGTACGGAGTAAGAAATGAGGAAGGGCTATCTATTCTCGATTTTGCTGTTGCTCACGATTTGGTTGTTGCGAATTCGTTCTTCAAAAAGACGAATGCTCAGCTAGCAACCTTTCATAGCGGGGGTCATAGTACTCAGATTGACTATTTGTTACTTTGTAGAGGGGGTCTTAGGACATGTGGTGACTGTAAGGCCCTTACGGACTTGACATGCTCCTCCCAGCACAGATTGTTGGTCATGGATTTGGTTCTCCGAAGACGGGTCACCAAGAGTGTAAGGCCCGTCCAACCTACAATCCTTTGGAAGAAGTTGAACGGTGAGAAGGCAGAGACTTTTAAGACTTTAGTTATTGAGAGAGTTGAGGCAGAAGTGGATATGGTATCTCATGATGATGCGGACCAGATGTGGAATTGTCTGGCGTCCACCATTAGAGAGGCTGCCAAAGAATCCTTGGGTGTGGCAGTAGGAACTTCTAGAGGACATAGGTCGGATAGAGAATCATGGTGGCTTAGTGACGAGGTTCAAAGCAAAGTCGCGCTTAAGCAActaaggtttagggagctcatcACTTGTCAGGAGGGGACTCCGGCGGGTAGAACTAGGGTTGAAGAGAGATATAAAGAAACCAAAAGAGAAGCTAAAAAGGCTGTAGCTCGTGCAAAAGATAAGGCATATGAAGATTTGTATAGGAAACTAGACTCCAAAGAAGGAGCAAATGATATCTACAGaatagccaaagctagggagcgaaggCGCAGAGACCTAGATAATATCAAGTTTATAAAAAATGAAGCAGGACAAACCCTAGTAAAGGATGACAAAATCCGGAAAAGATGGGAAGGGTACTTCTCATCCCTTTTCGCTGGAGGAAGACCTGAATGCCACGAAGACCCGCAAGAATATGAGATAGAACAATCCCTGAACAACATAGATGGTGGGAGGATCAACCAAGAGGAA TGTAGCATTTCTCGTTATGTCTTGAGCCCTGCACAGCAGCTTAAG TATTAG